A region from the Candidatus Alcyoniella australis genome encodes:
- a CDS encoding FAD-binding oxidoreductase produces MAKIGRTVIVGGGVLGLALGYNLCRMGHSDVVVLEKLGLNQGASGRCGGGVRQQWTNESNIEWMIEAVRCFARFPQEMGINIWFRQCGYLFLAASDEQAEQFARNVKFQNEHGVPTKLLDPAGIKRVQPELQVNGFRAGAFNQTDGSMFPFPVLWGYARNIERLGGQVRIHCDVVEFDFEGDKITAVRVNGPDGEERIECERVINAAGAWSPQIGALAGVELPNKAEKHEIIVCEPVEPFMGPATIPMDSGLYCSQMVRGEVVGCVAMDYHEEPDYQPSLGFARKLSRIMTQLFPRLGGVSLLRHWAGYYDITPDTNPILGPLENRPNFVQFHGFMGHGFMLAPTLGRLMAEHLANGAHQELMHTYRPERFAEGGLKRETMIIG; encoded by the coding sequence ATGGCAAAGATCGGACGGACAGTGATCGTGGGCGGCGGCGTGTTGGGGCTGGCGCTGGGCTACAACCTGTGCCGCATGGGCCACAGCGACGTGGTGGTGCTCGAGAAGCTCGGCCTGAACCAAGGGGCCAGCGGACGCTGCGGCGGAGGCGTACGCCAGCAGTGGACCAACGAGAGCAACATCGAATGGATGATCGAGGCGGTGCGCTGTTTTGCGCGCTTTCCCCAGGAGATGGGGATCAACATCTGGTTCCGCCAGTGCGGCTATTTGTTCCTGGCGGCGTCGGATGAGCAGGCGGAGCAGTTCGCGCGCAACGTCAAGTTCCAAAACGAGCACGGAGTGCCCACCAAGCTGCTCGATCCCGCTGGTATCAAGCGGGTGCAGCCCGAGCTGCAAGTCAACGGGTTTAGGGCCGGCGCATTCAACCAGACCGACGGCAGCATGTTCCCTTTCCCGGTACTATGGGGATATGCGCGCAATATCGAGCGCCTGGGCGGCCAAGTCAGGATCCACTGTGATGTGGTGGAATTTGATTTCGAGGGGGACAAGATCACAGCGGTGCGCGTCAACGGCCCGGATGGCGAGGAGCGCATCGAGTGCGAGCGTGTGATCAATGCGGCGGGCGCCTGGAGCCCGCAGATCGGTGCGCTGGCTGGAGTTGAGCTGCCGAACAAGGCGGAAAAGCATGAGATAATCGTCTGCGAGCCGGTTGAGCCGTTCATGGGCCCGGCAACGATCCCCATGGACAGCGGCCTGTACTGCTCGCAGATGGTGCGCGGCGAGGTCGTGGGCTGTGTGGCCATGGATTACCACGAAGAGCCCGATTATCAGCCGAGTTTGGGTTTTGCGCGCAAGTTAAGTCGCATTATGACGCAACTTTTCCCACGATTGGGCGGAGTAAGCCTGCTGCGGCATTGGGCGGGGTATTACGACATCACGCCGGACACCAATCCGATCCTCGGTCCGCTGGAAAATCGGCCCAATTTCGTCCAATTCCATGGCTTTATGGGACACGGATTTATGCTCGCGCCGACCTTGGGCCGCCTGATGGCCGAGCACCTTGCCAACGGGGCTCATCAGGAGCTGATGCATACCTACCGTCCGGAGCGCTTTGCGGAAGGCGGACTAAAGCGGGAGACGATGATAATTGGATAA
- the galK gene encoding galactokinase, which translates to MRQRFDQAMSGRPEALGWGPGRVNLIGGHVDYNQGLVLPIAIDKGIATALRRRNDKAFNVFSVDLDQRVELAALPTQRIGSFADYLIGVLHELHALGLPQSGWDVLTWGDMPVGGGLSSSAALELSVAMAACAASGFEVDRKQLALACQRAENGFVGMHCGILDQFASAFGLADHALLIDCRSLEHRNVALPQDAFEVAVIDSGVSRKLADSRFNQRRRECEQAARALGVDSLRDASLQMLQNAGIEPLLERRARHIICEIERVRLAVRALEHGDVTHCGELISASHSSLRDDYQVSMEQLDALCQLADGLSGVFGSRLVGGGFGGCTIHLTQRGIFDTLRQRVVEPYSRRFDLKARLMQFTAANGAFSEHCF; encoded by the coding sequence TTGCGGCAACGATTCGACCAAGCCATGTCGGGCCGGCCCGAGGCCTTGGGCTGGGGCCCGGGGCGTGTCAACCTGATCGGCGGTCACGTCGATTACAACCAGGGACTGGTGCTGCCGATCGCCATTGACAAGGGGATCGCCACGGCCCTGCGCCGACGCAACGACAAGGCGTTCAACGTCTTTAGTGTGGATCTGGATCAACGCGTTGAGCTGGCCGCGCTGCCCACGCAGCGCATTGGCAGCTTTGCCGACTATCTGATCGGAGTGCTGCACGAGCTGCACGCATTGGGCCTGCCGCAATCGGGCTGGGACGTGCTGACTTGGGGCGATATGCCGGTGGGCGGCGGCCTGTCCAGTTCCGCGGCGTTGGAGCTAAGCGTCGCCATGGCGGCCTGCGCCGCGTCGGGATTCGAGGTCGATAGAAAGCAGCTCGCCCTGGCTTGTCAACGCGCTGAAAACGGATTCGTGGGAATGCACTGCGGGATCCTCGATCAGTTCGCCAGCGCCTTTGGTCTGGCCGACCACGCGTTACTGATCGACTGCCGTTCGCTGGAACATCGCAATGTGGCGCTGCCGCAGGATGCCTTTGAGGTGGCGGTGATCGATTCGGGCGTGAGCCGCAAACTGGCTGATTCGCGATTTAACCAGCGCCGTCGCGAATGCGAGCAGGCCGCGCGGGCGCTGGGCGTGGACAGCCTGCGCGACGCCTCGCTGCAGATGCTGCAAAACGCCGGGATCGAGCCGTTGCTCGAACGCCGCGCGCGGCACATTATCTGCGAGATCGAACGCGTGAGGCTCGCGGTTCGCGCACTTGAACACGGCGACGTGACGCACTGCGGCGAGCTGATCAGCGCCAGCCACAGCAGTTTGCGCGATGATTACCAGGTCAGCATGGAGCAGCTTGACGCGCTGTGTCAGCTGGCGGACGGGCTGAGCGGAGTATTCGGCAGCCGGCTGGTCGGAGGCGGATTCGGCGGCTGCACGATCCACCTGACGCAACGCGGCATTTTTGACACGCTGCGACAAAGAGTGGTCGAGCCCTACAGCCGACGTTTTGACCTCAAGGCGCGCCTGATGCAGTTCACGGCCGCAAACGGGGCTTTTTCAGAGCATTGTTTCTGA
- a CDS encoding ribonucleoside triphosphate reductase: MATRSKIFFILKRDGRKVEFDAGKIASAVGKAFQANGEPNPEAASTVTRQLVSVLEVTYDDKRIPNVEKVQDLVEVMLMENGHPEVAKRYILYRDQHSRLRHTRELFASAIEMIDDYIGRNDWRINENSNMSYSLQGLNNHISSSISSYYWLTRIYPPEIGQLHSGGDVHIHDLGMLAVYCCGWDLEDLLLNGFCGAFGKIESKPAKHFSAALGQIVNFFYTMQGEAAGAQAFSSFDTLLAPLIRFDGLNYDQVKQKIQEFVFNTNVPTRVGFQTPFTNITMDLVPSPNYRDMEVIRGGKRVEGVTYGEFQPEMDIINRAFAEVMMAGDAKGRIFTFPIPTYNITKDFDWTNENLDSLWEMTAKYGIPYFSNFLNSDLKPEDARSMCCRLRLDNRELISRGGGLFGANPLTGSIGVVTINMPRIGYLTKSCDEFLGRLGYLMDMSRDSLELKREQLERFTDAGLYPYSTFYLSRIKDGPSKQFWSNHFSTIGLIGMNEACVNLLGVDIAHPEGQAFAIQVLEFMRERIRQYQVDSGNLYNLEATPAEGSSYRLAKADRKLYPNIFAQGESEPFYTNSSQLPVDYTDDLFEALEHQEQLQTMYTGGTVLHGFIGEKINNPEACKLLVRRIAENFRLPYYSITPTFSICPVHGYIAGEHFECPYSVEEAKA; this comes from the coding sequence ATGGCCACTCGATCGAAAATCTTTTTCATCTTAAAACGCGACGGTCGTAAGGTCGAATTCGACGCCGGGAAAATCGCGTCAGCCGTGGGAAAGGCCTTCCAGGCCAACGGTGAGCCCAACCCCGAGGCGGCCAGCACCGTCACTCGACAGTTGGTCAGCGTGCTTGAGGTCACCTACGACGACAAACGCATTCCCAACGTTGAAAAGGTCCAGGACCTTGTCGAGGTAATGCTGATGGAGAACGGCCACCCCGAGGTGGCCAAGCGCTACATTCTGTATCGCGATCAACATTCCAGGCTGCGCCATACACGCGAGCTGTTCGCCAGCGCGATCGAGATGATCGACGACTACATCGGCCGTAACGACTGGAGAATAAACGAGAACTCGAATATGAGCTACTCGCTCCAGGGCCTGAACAACCACATCAGCTCCTCGATCAGCAGCTACTACTGGCTGACCCGAATCTACCCGCCCGAGATCGGGCAGCTGCACTCGGGCGGCGACGTGCACATCCACGACTTGGGCATGCTCGCGGTATACTGCTGCGGCTGGGACCTCGAGGACCTGCTGCTCAACGGCTTCTGCGGCGCGTTCGGCAAGATCGAGAGCAAGCCAGCCAAGCATTTCAGCGCGGCCCTGGGCCAGATCGTCAACTTTTTCTACACCATGCAAGGCGAGGCGGCTGGCGCCCAGGCGTTCTCCAGCTTCGACACCCTGCTCGCGCCGTTAATCCGCTTCGATGGCCTGAATTACGACCAGGTCAAACAGAAGATCCAAGAGTTTGTGTTCAACACCAACGTGCCCACCAGGGTCGGTTTCCAAACCCCGTTCACCAACATCACGATGGACTTGGTGCCCTCACCGAACTATCGGGACATGGAAGTGATCAGGGGCGGCAAGCGGGTCGAGGGTGTGACCTACGGCGAGTTCCAACCCGAGATGGACATCATCAACCGTGCGTTCGCCGAGGTGATGATGGCCGGCGACGCCAAGGGCCGAATCTTCACCTTCCCGATTCCGACTTACAACATCACCAAAGACTTCGACTGGACAAACGAAAACCTCGACTCGCTGTGGGAGATGACCGCCAAGTACGGCATTCCCTATTTCAGCAATTTTCTCAACTCCGACCTCAAACCCGAAGACGCGCGCTCGATGTGCTGCAGGCTGCGGCTGGACAACCGCGAGCTGATCAGCCGCGGCGGCGGCCTGTTCGGCGCCAACCCGCTCACCGGCTCGATCGGCGTAGTGACGATCAATATGCCGCGCATCGGCTACCTGACAAAAAGCTGCGACGAGTTTTTGGGTCGGCTCGGTTACCTGATGGACATGTCCCGCGACAGCCTGGAGCTCAAACGCGAACAGCTCGAGCGTTTTACCGACGCCGGGCTTTATCCCTACTCCACGTTCTACCTCTCGCGGATCAAAGACGGGCCGAGCAAGCAGTTCTGGTCCAACCACTTCTCCACAATCGGCCTGATCGGCATGAACGAGGCCTGCGTCAACCTACTGGGCGTGGACATTGCGCACCCCGAGGGCCAGGCCTTTGCCATCCAGGTGCTCGAGTTCATGCGCGAGCGCATCAGACAGTACCAAGTCGACTCCGGCAACCTCTACAACCTTGAGGCCACGCCTGCCGAGGGATCCAGCTACAGGCTGGCCAAGGCCGATCGCAAGCTTTACCCCAACATCTTCGCCCAGGGCGAATCCGAGCCGTTCTACACCAACTCAAGCCAACTGCCGGTGGACTACACCGACGATTTGTTCGAGGCGTTGGAGCACCAGGAACAATTGCAGACGATGTACACCGGCGGCACTGTGCTGCACGGTTTCATCGGAGAGAAGATCAACAACCCCGAGGCGTGCAAACTTCTGGTCAGACGGATCGCTGAAAACTTCCGCCTGCCGTATTACTCGATAACACCCACATTCTCGATCTGCCCGGTTCACGGCTATATCGCCGGCGAGCACTTCGAGTGTCCGTATTCAGTTGAGGAGGCCAAAGCATGA
- the nrdD gene encoding anaerobic ribonucleoside-triphosphate reductase yields the protein MKCNRKTEVYSRVVGYYRPVQQWNKGKREEYNQRKTYQLSLGVHSELPERIEQAKVEQDKVVQINLNSVG from the coding sequence ATGAAGTGCAATCGTAAGACCGAGGTTTATTCCAGGGTTGTCGGCTACTACCGCCCGGTTCAGCAGTGGAACAAGGGTAAGCGCGAGGAATACAACCAGCGTAAGACCTATCAGCTCTCGCTGGGCGTCCACAGCGAGCTGCCCGAACGCATCGAGCAGGCCAAGGTCGAGCAGGACAAGGTAGTGCAGATCAACCTCAACTCAGTCGGTTGA
- a CDS encoding anaerobic ribonucleoside-triphosphate reductase activating protein gives MNIKGFQGLSLIEYPGQLSAILFTGGCDFRCPWCHNPDLINPNGDIPNLPLEHAFEMLERRKGFIDAVCITGGEPMIHRELPEFIAKLRAMDLKIKVDTNGHHPKILAEILDNGLADYVAMDFKAPLEIYNKAAGKLVDLSKIEQSIDLLMQWDGHYEFRTSVIPGLIGAPQIESIARRIEGAKLYALQQFRPQVTLDPSLHDLEPYPNAELERFAGIARSYITEVILRGV, from the coding sequence ATGAATATTAAAGGCTTTCAGGGACTATCGCTGATTGAATACCCGGGACAGCTCTCGGCTATTCTGTTCACCGGCGGATGTGATTTCCGCTGTCCGTGGTGCCACAACCCGGATCTGATCAACCCCAACGGCGACATCCCGAACCTACCGTTGGAGCACGCGTTCGAGATGCTCGAACGGCGCAAAGGCTTTATCGACGCGGTCTGCATCACCGGCGGCGAGCCGATGATCCATCGCGAGCTGCCAGAGTTTATTGCCAAGCTGCGTGCGATGGATCTCAAAATCAAGGTCGACACCAACGGCCATCACCCGAAGATTCTCGCTGAGATTCTTGATAACGGCCTGGCCGACTACGTGGCAATGGACTTCAAGGCGCCGCTGGAGATCTACAACAAGGCCGCGGGCAAGCTGGTCGACCTGAGCAAGATCGAGCAGAGCATCGACCTGCTGATGCAATGGGACGGACACTACGAGTTTCGCACCTCGGTGATACCCGGGCTGATCGGCGCACCACAGATCGAGAGCATCGCCCGTCGCATCGAGGGCGCCAAACTCTACGCACTGCAGCAGTTCCGGCCGCAGGTCACGCTCGACCCGTCGTTACACGATCTCGAGCCTTACCCCAACGCCGAGCTCGAACGCTTTGCCGGAATAGCGCGCAGCTACATTACGGAGGTCATCCTGCGGGGCGTCTGA